From a region of the Xyrauchen texanus isolate HMW12.3.18 chromosome 39, RBS_HiC_50CHRs, whole genome shotgun sequence genome:
- the LOC127632397 gene encoding interleukin-31 receptor subunit alpha-like, protein MMEKRVVLLLLVVSVSLTEAAGCKSTTSPQCYKNSTGKEEDFSCTWVESNLEQNPTYTLNIWDKERKSFIMRVNTGREAQKYLLLEELGTISRKMDVWVQRQVGNHTCNSNKTLVVFECLVKYSAPRIISMRRSAGILNLTLDKPKGNKGAIYEIKWRVRDSEWQTETFVTKDSTIQDFYRLQLQNQTVYQVQLRRQARLLLHPCNDSLLTLWSDWSPMVDVPLEIRLLPGIRWVEQQRNGSRDVNLTWDAPPAEESIGGVTYNLTLSIWPCKIPKKVELITVNRSIQTSVTMSEARVSIIAINKVGSSPPHLIIIPAVKHLNGCLKPQRKNITYSSKTCLEWYKLEDGETRPTTVKNTRHKLFKDIEKSREVKKFVRHYYFIHTMTKKHFQTQVMCPFYSEEGVPTKGPENVSFSNVTHESAVVHWVSIPVVQQQGFLQQYMIWISEQGNTKHHQVLANETSFLIKNLHPGTSYTVSIAGRTKAGAGPNSTVNFETQSSKDMVLSWQDQTILSVCVVALLCTIICSIAARRFRYKLFPVVPSPMIATTEFNCPRDQDLSNVTEVVHNVILLQVQDLKARQNVPPEKSILLQEFGLVVFEEEGEEDEEERVIELGSMKSCCYPNPSYRGQMLQLPEPIHMTDNTYKDNDTESTYRNGLFFESRVLECDQTSL, encoded by the exons ATGATGGAGAAGAGAGTGGTTTTGTTGCTGCTTGTTGTTTCTGTCAGTCTAACTGAAG CAGCAGGATGCAAATCGACAACTAGTCCACAGTGTTACAAAAATTCAACTGGAAAAGAAGAGGACTTTAGTTGTACATGGGTGGAAAGTAACCTTGAGCAGAATCCTACATACACGCTTAATATATG GGACAAAGAACGGAAAAGTTTTATTATGCGTGTGAACACTGGAAGGGAGGCACAGAAATACCTTCTTTTGGAGGAACTAGGAACTATCTCTAGAAAGATGGATGTATGGGTACAGCGCCAAGTGGGCAACCACACCTGTAATTCTAACAAAACCTTAGTGGTCTTTGAGTGCTTAG TCAAATACAGTGCGCCTCGGATTATCAGTATGAGAAGGTCAGCTGGAATACTGAATCTCACACTGGACAAACCAAAGGGTAACAAAGGTGCTATTTACGAGATCAAATGGAGGGTGAGAGACTCTGAATGGCAGACT GAGACGTTTGTAACAAAGGACAGCACTATCCAAG ATTTCTACAGACTACAGCTACAGAACCAGACTGTTTACCAGGTCCAACTAAGGCGGCAGGCCAGATTGCTGTTACATCCATGCAATGACTCACTACTCACTCTGTGGAGTGATTGGAGCCCCATGGTGGATGTTCCCCTAG AAATCCGCCTCCTACCTGGAATACGCTGGGTAGAACAACAGAGAAATGGAAGCAGGGATGTTAATCTCACATGGGAT GCCCCACCTGCTGAAGAGTCTATTGGGGGGGTGACTTACAATCTGACCCTCTCAATCTGGCCTTGTAAAATCCCCAAGAAAGTTGAACTCATAACTGTGAATCGAAGCATTCAAACCTCAGTAACAATGTCTGAGGCCAGGGTGTCCATCATCGCAATCAACAAAGTTGGAAGCTCACCACCACACCTGATCATCATTCCTGCTGTGAAACATTTGAATG GATGCCTTAAGCCTCAAAGAAAAAATATAACTTATTCCAGCAAAACCTGTTTAGAATGGTACAAGCTGGAAGACGGAGAGACCCGACCAACAACAGTAAAAAACACTCGCCATAAATTGTTCAAGGACATTGAAAAAAGTAGAG AGGTGAAGAAGTTTGTGCGTCATTATTACTTCATTCATACGATGACCAAGAAACACTTCCAAACTCAAGTCATGTGTCCTTTTTACTCAGAAGAGGGAG TACCTACTAAAGGTCCGGAGAATGTGAGTTTTTCCAATGTGACACATGAGTCAGCTGTGGTGCATTGGGTTTCCATTCCTGTGGTGCAGCAGCAAGGATTTCTACAACAATATATGATTTGGATATCTGAACAGGGAAACACAA AACACCATCAAGTGCTGGCAAATGAAACAAGCTTCTTGATCAAGAACCTCCACCCAGGGACCTCGTACACTGTTTCCATTGCTGGAAGAACAAAAGCTGGTGCAGGGCCGAACTCTACTGTAAACTTTGAAACACAAAGTTCAAAAGACATGG TCTTATCATGGCAGGACCAGACCATCCTGAGTGTCTGTGTGGTTGCCCTCTTGTGTACAATAATCTGCTCTATAGCTGCCAGAAG ATTTAGGTATAAGTTGTTTCCTGTGGTACCCAGCCCAATGATTGCTACAACAGAATTCAACTGTCCTCGTGATCAG GACCTGAGCAATGTCACAGAAGTGGTGCATAACGTCATTCTCCTGCAGGTTCAAGATCTCAAAGCCAGACAGAATGTGCCCCCTGAAAAGAGCATTTTACTGCAAGAATTTGGACTTGTTGTCTTTGAGGAAGAGGgcgaggaggatgaggaggaaaGAGTGATTGAACTAGGCTCCATGAAATCCTGTTGCTATCCAAATCCTAGTTACAGAGGACAGATGCTACAGCTACCAGAGCCTATCCACATGACAGATAACACTTATAAGGACAATGACACTGAGTCCACTTACAGAAATGGTCTTTTCTTTGAATCAAGAGTCCTGGAATGTGACCAAACATCACTATAG